Genomic DNA from uncultured Acetobacterium sp.:
ATCAAACCCAGAAAAGGACAATACTTTTTATATGACAAAAAATGGCGTGATATTTTAACATATACGATTTATTCGGCGCCAACGAAGGTATCAAAAGGAATGATCGTGGTGCCGACCGTCGACGGTAATATATTAGCCGGATCAAATGCCGAAGCAGTTGAAGATAAAACAGATTTGAGAACAACGACACAAGCTTTGGATCAGATCTATACCAGCACAATTTCTCATCTGTTTCCTGAACTTCCCAGAATGGGTGATGTGATCACGACATTTACCGGGCTGAGGGCATCAAGCACGAATGAAGATTTTATTATTGAACCCGCAAAAACAGTAAAAGGCTTTATTAATGCTGCTGGCATCCAGTCACCAGGCTTAACTTCGGCTCCTGCCATCGCAGCACGGATCGAAGGTTTGGTGAGAGATCAGCATATGGACTTGGATTTTTCACTAAAAGCGAACTATCAAAAAGGGCGAAAACCACCGATTATGCTTGCCAATTTAGCTTATGAAGAAAGAACGGCCTTAATCGAAGAAAATCCGGATTATGGTGAAATTATCTGCCGTTGCGAGTCGATCAGCAAGGGTGAAATTATGGATGCTGTCCAACGCCCCATTCCGGCGACGAATCTGGATGCCATCAAACGCCGGGTCAGAGCGGGTATGGGACGATGTCAGGGTGGTTTTTGCGGACCAAAGGTACTGAGTATATTAAGCAAAGAACTCGGAATTTCTCCGCTTGAAGTGACGCAAAAAGGAAGTAAATCCTTTGTTCTGACTTCTAAGAATAAAGAACTATCTTTAGAAGAAGGAGATCGAAATTATGAAAAAATCAGAGTATGACTTAGTCATTATTGGTGGCGGACCGGCAGGGCTTGCTGCCGCATTGGAAGCGAAAAAAAATGGTGTCTCAAAAATTCTGATTTGTGAACGAGCGCCGTATTTAGGTGGTATTTTAAATCAATGTATTCATAATGGATTTGGCTTGCAATATTTTAAAGAAGAATTGACCGGACCTGAATATGCAAGCCGTTTTATTGAAGAAGTGGAAAATTCTGACATTGACGTAAAACTGGGAACCATGGTTATGGAAATCAGGGATGATAAAAAAGTGATTGCGGTTAATCGCGAAGAGGGAATGTTTCAAATTGGTACGAAGGCATTAATTCTGGCAATGGGATGCCGAGAACGGACACGCGGTGCCATCACCATACCAGGGAGCCGTCCGGCCGGGATTATGACAGCAGGCACCGCCCAGAGTTATGTTAATCTGGAAGGTTATCTGCCCGGCAAAGAGGTCGTCATTCTGGGCTCTGGAGATATTGGTCTGATTATGGCAAGACGATTAACCCTTGAAGGTGTTAATGTCAAGGGAGTCATTGAAGTGATGCCCTATTCGACGGGACTGATCCGTAATAAAGTGCAATGTCTTGATGATTTCGGTATTCCCCTGCTATTAAGCCATGCTATTATTGAAGTTCACGGAAAAGAAAGACTGGAAGGCGTAACCATTGCAAAAGTAGATGAAAAGCTCAAACCGATCGAAGGTACCGAACAATATGTAAGCTGTGACACACTGTTACTATCGGTTGGCTTGATTCCAGAAAATGAATTATCAAATAATTTAGGATGTGAAATGGACAAGGTCACCAGAGGTCCGGTAGTAAATGAAAAACGGATTACCAATATCCCTTGGGTATTCGCCTGCGGAAATGTTCTGCACGTTCATGATTTAGTTGATAATGTTACTCAGGAAGCAGAAATTGCCGGGAAAGCAGCAGCAGAGTTTATCAATCACAAAATGAATGAAGAAGAAAAGGACGTTATTGTTACCCATGATAAAAACATCGGGTACGTCGTTCCTCAGCATATTGATGCGCTGAACCACCAGGAGCAAACAATTAAGTTTTTTCTTAGAGTAAAAAATCCGGATGAGGAAGTTCGACTAATCGTCAAAGATAATTTTAATAAAACATTACTGAATCTTAAAAAAACAATCGTTGAGCCGGGAACCATGGTAACGTTTAATTTACCAAGGGAGTTTGTGACTAAGGATACTTCATCAATTGATATTTCAATTGCTAAGGAACAAGCGCAATAAGATGGAGGTGTAAAATCATGGAAGTGAAAAAATTTATCTGCATTGGTTGCCCGAAAGGGTGTAGTCTGAAAATTGAGCATACCGAAAAAACCATACATGAAATCAGTGATTACGGTTGTAAAATTGGATTGAAATATGCGAAAACGGAGTTCACTGAGCCCAAGAGAACAATAACAACCACCGTAAAATTAAAATCTGGCGATCTGTCTTTTGTACCAGTTAAAACAAAAGAACCGGTTAATAAAGAGAAAATATTTGAAGTGATGAATGCGATCAGTGAATTGGAAATTGAATCACCGGTTAGCGTCGGAGATGTTGTTGTGTCAAATATTGCCGGAACCGGTGTGGATCTGGTCTGTACCCGGAATATAAAAAAAGTTTCTTGAGCAAAAGTCAAATGATCGTATAAAATAGTGTACCAAGCTTGTTTTTACATGAAGTGTTATGCTAAGTTGTGCTCAATGCATAAAAAAGCAGGTGTTAGATATATTTTTGTCATTATATTTTTGTAAAATTATGATATAATAAGTGGAAAGTAATCATAACCCATCATACGCATGTATGATGAGATATAATAGAAATGAGGCGATAACCATGAGTTATGTCAACATGGAAGCGATTCTTAAGAATGCTCGAAAAAATCATTATGCAGTTGGCGCGTTTAACATCGTGAATTATCTGACCGCAAAGGCGGCAGTGGAAGCGGCCGAGGAACTGAATCAGAATATTATCATTCAGACCTCGGTTAAAACGGTAAAAGCTTTTGGGATTCAGGAAATGATGGGTTTTCTAAAGCCCATCGCCGAAAATGCTCAGGTAAATGTAGCAATTCATCTTGATCACTCTACCGATGTTGGATTTACAAAGGCATGTATTGATGGCGGCTGGTCTTCAGTTATGTACGATGGTTCTCAATTGCCACTAGCGGAGAATATAAAGAACACAATGGAAATCGTGACCTACGCCAAACCTAAGAATGTGACGGTTGAAGGTGAGTTAGGTGCCATTGTCGGCGTTGAAGATGACATTGTCGTAAAAGAAGGTGATCATGCGCATGCTAAACCGGCAGATTGCCGAATCTATTTGAAAGAAACAGGAGTTGATGCCTTTGCCCCTGCCATCGGAACAGCACATGGTGTCTATAAAGGTGAAATTAAAATTGATTACGATCTTTTTGAAGAAATCAATGAATTTTCACTTTGTCCGTTGGTTCTCCATGGCGGAACGGGGCTGAGTGACGAAATGTTTCATCGGTTAATTGGTTTGGGTGCGTCAAAGGTGAATATTTCGACTGCGATAAAAATTGCATACTGTCAGGGAATGGCAACTTTCAGCAAAGAAAATCCAGATCGCAATGATCCGCTTAAGTTGGATGCCTTCACAAAACAAGCAGTTAAAAAGGTAGTGACCGAGCACATCCGGTTTTTTAGTCTAATGGATTAGGGGGAACATGATGACAACACAACCAAATTACATTGTCGATTTACATAGTCATACCACTCGATCCGATGGTGGAGATTCGCCTAAAGAATTTATTTCTAATGCGGCCGCGCTAGGAATGAAAGTGATCGTCATTACGGATCATGATGTTCTGCCACCTGATCAAATCGAAGTAAATGGTGTGATGGTCGATCCCGTTCTTTATGCAAAGAAAAAAGGGATGAAATTGATACCGGGAATTGAATTTTCCTGTGAAACACAGGTCGAGGATGTTCATATTGTTGTACTGGGATGCGATTATACGAATCCTAAAATACTCGAAATGAATCAGAAGATCATCAAAAGTAAAATATTTTCATATCAAAAACTTTTAGATATACTGGCAGATAATGGATATGATATAACATGGGATGAGGTTTTGAATTATGACGATATTCCGAGAAAGCCCGAGGACGTTCAGAAAAAAATCATTTTTAATCTGATGGCTGAAAAAGGCTATACAAAAACCTGGAGCGATGCTAAATTATTGATCAGGAATAATCCTGATTTTAGTGTAAAACGCGAAAAACCAGCTCCTGGTGACATCATTAATATTGCCCATGAAAGTGGTGGTATTGCCATTTTGGCGCATCCCTATCTCATTGATGAAACCGTTGCAACCAACGACGGGACGATGTCCAGAGCGGAGTACATTGATCAACTGATTGATCTGGGTCTGGATGGAATCGAGGCCTGCTATACCTATGATAAGACGACCTATAATGGGCTTTATACGAAGGAAGAAATTGTTGCCAAGATCAAAGCCGATTACCAGGATCGGGTCAAGATTATTTCAGGTGGTTCTGATTATCATGCTGACTATAAAAAGACCGATAAAAATGTCAGAAACATTGGCGAGTGCGGCGTTACCCTGGAGTATTTTAACAGCAATGAGCTTTTAAGAAATCTTTAATTGATTTCTTAAAAAGTTTGTAAACGTTTAAAAGGAGGCTGGCCGTGATAATAAAAAACAAGGAGCCCGATGCGTATCCGTATATTATTTTTGATTTGGATGGCACCTTGGTAGACTCCTGTCCAGATATAATTGAAACGGTTAAGTATATCATTGATCGTTATGATTTTGATCGGAAAGAGGATACATTTATACGGAGCTGTATTGGTGGGGGGGCGAGAAATGTCCTCATCAAATCCCTTGGTGAGGACAAAGAAACCCTCATTGATAATGAAATATTGCCGTTGTTTGTTGATTATTACACTGCGAACTGTGATAAAAAAACCTTTGCTTATGCCGGTGTAGCAGATGTATTAGAGTACTATAAGCGGAAAGGAAAAGCATTATCAGTGGCTACTTTCAAGATACGAAGTGCCACTGAAAAAATTTTGAAAACACTAAAATTATTTGATTATTTTGACATCCTGGTGACAGCAGATGACGTAAAAAATCCAAAACCGCATCCTGATTGTATTAATGCGATTCTCGCGTATTATCATTGCAGGAAGACTCAAGCGATTCTCATTGGGGATACAAAAACAGATTATCTCACCGGAACAAATGCAGGGATTGATGTTTGCGGTGTTACGTTTGGGTATGGAGACCCGGAGGTTGTCAGATCATTAAATCCAGCCTATGTTATTGACAGTATGGAAGAACTTAAAAAAGTTGTTTTATAAAATAAAATATTTAGGAGGCATGAAGTTATGGTTGATTTATCAAAAATGGATAAAAAAGCCCTGGGAAAGTGTTTTGATCACTCGGTGTTGCCCAAAAACACCACCGAAGCTGAAATCCGATCTGGTTGCCGTGAGGCAGTCGCCTATAATTGTGCAGCGTTTTACTCTGCTACACCTTACTGGACACCAGTGGTGGTGGAGGAACTGAAAGGAACCGACATTCTTATTGGAACCGGCTTGGATTTTCCCTTTGGAGCGTCATCGTCGATTGTTAAGGCTTTTGAAACGGAATATGCTGTAAAAGCCGGGTGTACGGTTTTAGACCTGGTGATGAACGTTGGCGCGTTGAAAGACAGAAGATATGATGTGATTAAGAATGAGTTAATGGATTTTAAAACGGCGGCACAAGGAAGGATCACTAAATGCATTATTGAAACCTGTTTTTTAAGCGATGAGGAAATCGCAACAGCCTGCAAATTGATTGCCGAAGCAGAAATTGATTATGCAAAAACTTCAACCGGTCAATTTGAAGGGCCAAGTATGGAACAGTTTTTAATTATGAAAAAGACGTTATCTGAAACTGATGTCAAACTCAAGGTTGCTGGTGTTAAATTCCCGCGCCCTCAAAATGCTTATGTATTCATTCTGGCGGGAGCTGATCTGATTGGTACGCGAGCGGCAATCGCAATTATCGATGCGTTTGATCAAATGCGTGAGATTGGACTCGTTCCCCAATACAAAGGTTGAATCAAAAAGTTTCATCAAATTGCTGAACAAAATTCCCTTATACTAGGCATAATATTAAATTAATACATGGTGCAGATGTTAATTTTTATTAGTTAGAAGGAGAATTTGATATGGGTAAATATTTAATCGGTATTGATGTGGGAACCACTGGCACAAAAGCGATGATACTTGACAAAGAAGGAAAAATCTATGGAAAAGGGTATGGAGAATATCCTTGTAATTATCCAAATTCCAATTGGGTTGAGCAGGATGTGGATTTACTTGTTGAGGAAACCTATAAAGCATGCAAACAAGCGGTCACAGCATCAGGACTTGATCCGAAGGAAATTGAGGCAGTTGGATTTTCCTGTCAACGGGCAACGTTTACGCTAGTCGATAAAAACAACGAAGCCATTGATAATGTTTTTTATGGTTGGCAGGACAACCGTGGAGCGGAAATACTTGAAGACGCCATGGCCATTATCGATCCGGATACATTTTTTAAAAGCACTGGCATGCCAATGACACCAACCTTTACGTTTATCAAATTGTTGTGGTTAATGAAAAAAAGACCAGAACTTTATGAAAAAACAAAGTATGTGGCGATGATGCCGGAATATATCCAATACTGTTTTGGTGCGGACGATTTCTA
This window encodes:
- a CDS encoding class II fructose-bisphosphate aldolase; translation: MSYVNMEAILKNARKNHYAVGAFNIVNYLTAKAAVEAAEELNQNIIIQTSVKTVKAFGIQEMMGFLKPIAENAQVNVAIHLDHSTDVGFTKACIDGGWSSVMYDGSQLPLAENIKNTMEIVTYAKPKNVTVEGELGAIVGVEDDIVVKEGDHAHAKPADCRIYLKETGVDAFAPAIGTAHGVYKGEIKIDYDLFEEINEFSLCPLVLHGGTGLSDEMFHRLIGLGASKVNISTAIKIAYCQGMATFSKENPDRNDPLKLDAFTKQAVKKVVTEHIRFFSLMD
- the deoC gene encoding deoxyribose-phosphate aldolase — its product is MVDLSKMDKKALGKCFDHSVLPKNTTEAEIRSGCREAVAYNCAAFYSATPYWTPVVVEELKGTDILIGTGLDFPFGASSSIVKAFETEYAVKAGCTVLDLVMNVGALKDRRYDVIKNELMDFKTAAQGRITKCIIETCFLSDEEIATACKLIAEAEIDYAKTSTGQFEGPSMEQFLIMKKTLSETDVKLKVAGVKFPRPQNAYVFILAGADLIGTRAAIAIIDAFDQMREIGLVPQYKG
- a CDS encoding DUF1667 domain-containing protein; protein product: MEVKKFICIGCPKGCSLKIEHTEKTIHEISDYGCKIGLKYAKTEFTEPKRTITTTVKLKSGDLSFVPVKTKEPVNKEKIFEVMNAISELEIESPVSVGDVVVSNIAGTGVDLVCTRNIKKVS
- a CDS encoding PHP domain-containing protein; the protein is MTTQPNYIVDLHSHTTRSDGGDSPKEFISNAAALGMKVIVITDHDVLPPDQIEVNGVMVDPVLYAKKKGMKLIPGIEFSCETQVEDVHIVVLGCDYTNPKILEMNQKIIKSKIFSYQKLLDILADNGYDITWDEVLNYDDIPRKPEDVQKKIIFNLMAEKGYTKTWSDAKLLIRNNPDFSVKREKPAPGDIINIAHESGGIAILAHPYLIDETVATNDGTMSRAEYIDQLIDLGLDGIEACYTYDKTTYNGLYTKEEIVAKIKADYQDRVKIISGGSDYHADYKKTDKNVRNIGECGVTLEYFNSNELLRNL
- a CDS encoding FAD-dependent oxidoreductase, which encodes MKKSEYDLVIIGGGPAGLAAALEAKKNGVSKILICERAPYLGGILNQCIHNGFGLQYFKEELTGPEYASRFIEEVENSDIDVKLGTMVMEIRDDKKVIAVNREEGMFQIGTKALILAMGCRERTRGAITIPGSRPAGIMTAGTAQSYVNLEGYLPGKEVVILGSGDIGLIMARRLTLEGVNVKGVIEVMPYSTGLIRNKVQCLDDFGIPLLLSHAIIEVHGKERLEGVTIAKVDEKLKPIEGTEQYVSCDTLLLSVGLIPENELSNNLGCEMDKVTRGPVVNEKRITNIPWVFACGNVLHVHDLVDNVTQEAEIAGKAAAEFINHKMNEEEKDVIVTHDKNIGYVVPQHIDALNHQEQTIKFFLRVKNPDEEVRLIVKDNFNKTLLNLKKTIVEPGTMVTFNLPREFVTKDTSSIDISIAKEQAQ
- a CDS encoding HAD-IA family hydrolase, with the translated sequence MIIKNKEPDAYPYIIFDLDGTLVDSCPDIIETVKYIIDRYDFDRKEDTFIRSCIGGGARNVLIKSLGEDKETLIDNEILPLFVDYYTANCDKKTFAYAGVADVLEYYKRKGKALSVATFKIRSATEKILKTLKLFDYFDILVTADDVKNPKPHPDCINAILAYYHCRKTQAILIGDTKTDYLTGTNAGIDVCGVTFGYGDPEVVRSLNPAYVIDSMEELKKVVL
- a CDS encoding NAD(P)/FAD-dependent oxidoreductase, with the protein product MKTDVLIIGGGVIGASVAHQLAKYNLDIILVEKASDICMGTSKANSAMIHSGFNIDGGTLKGQLVLESNKVIKQLCQDLNVDLVKPLGSITVGFEETDLEKMKKTMENGIKNGIEGMKLLDQRELHEMEPHLNPDAKYGLFEPETGIINPFEYTIALAENAVTNGAKVLLDTEVLDIMIENKTVKGVKTNNGDIDAKVIINAAGLYADKIAAMVEDIDFEIKPRKGQYFLYDKKWRDILTYTIYSAPTKVSKGMIVVPTVDGNILAGSNAEAVEDKTDLRTTTQALDQIYTSTISHLFPELPRMGDVITTFTGLRASSTNEDFIIEPAKTVKGFINAAGIQSPGLTSAPAIAARIEGLVRDQHMDLDFSLKANYQKGRKPPIMLANLAYEERTALIEENPDYGEIICRCESISKGEIMDAVQRPIPATNLDAIKRRVRAGMGRCQGGFCGPKVLSILSKELGISPLEVTQKGSKSFVLTSKNKELSLEEGDRNYEKIRV